One part of the Gammaproteobacteria bacterium genome encodes these proteins:
- a CDS encoding pentapeptide repeat-containing protein, with the protein MYCLLREGDMATFNQRKEDGETPDLTHCDFRNVDLQGMDASDLDFSNSYFRQADLRGIDFSQSNLHGASIHGAKISGVFFPPAIEPYEIFMSYQHGIRLRYK; encoded by the coding sequence ATGTATTGCCTACTACGCGAAGGCGATATGGCAACATTTAACCAACGCAAAGAAGATGGTGAAACACCAGATCTCACTCACTGTGATTTTCGTAATGTCGACCTGCAAGGTATGGATGCAAGCGATCTTGATTTTAGCAACAGCTATTTTCGTCAGGCTGATTTACGTGGCATCGATTTTAGCCAAAGTAATCTGCACGGTGCCAGTATTCACGGTGCCAAAATCAGTGGGGTTTTCTTTCCACCAGCTATTGAACCCTATGAAATCTTTATGTCCTATCAGCACGGCATTCGCCTACGTTATAAGTAA
- a CDS encoding phosphotransferase, with translation MLIVDIRFKQMSDWLRNDLKLTVSRITPASADASFRRYFRVRINNKTFIVMDAPPDKEDCAPFIRIAEALHAMGLNVPRIEQANITDGFLLLSDLGEDSYLSLLSKDTANQLYRDAIDALIAMQKAGQDNALTLPDYDSSLLMSEMALFRDWLLVRHLDLQLSDFECSMLTTVFDLLTDNALSQPQVWVHRDYHCRNLMVCHNNSGLNPGILDFQDAVLGPMTYDLVSLLRDCYIEWPQVQQEQWRDYYCQCAEEYGLLAADQGGGQRDQFIRWLDLMGVQRHLKAAGIFARLYQRDGKTAYMNDVLRTLSYICRLSGTYTELGGLIDLIEKRVLPLLPRDPLNSCL, from the coding sequence ATATTGATAGTGGACATACGGTTTAAACAAATGTCTGATTGGCTGCGCAATGATTTGAAACTAACAGTCTCGCGCATCACTCCGGCTTCTGCTGACGCTAGCTTTCGTCGTTACTTTCGTGTTCGTATTAATAACAAGACCTTTATTGTCATGGATGCGCCGCCAGACAAGGAAGATTGTGCGCCATTTATTCGTATTGCTGAGGCCTTGCACGCAATGGGATTGAACGTTCCACGTATTGAGCAAGCCAATATTACTGATGGGTTTTTATTGTTATCAGACTTGGGCGAAGACAGTTACTTGTCTTTGCTAAGCAAGGATACGGCGAATCAACTGTATCGTGATGCCATTGATGCCTTGATTGCAATGCAAAAAGCGGGGCAAGACAATGCATTGACATTACCTGACTATGATAGCTCATTGCTGATGAGCGAAATGGCGTTATTTCGTGATTGGCTCTTGGTGCGACACCTTGATTTGCAGTTGAGCGACTTCGAGTGTTCAATGTTGACAACAGTATTCGACTTGCTGACTGATAATGCTTTATCACAACCGCAAGTTTGGGTGCATCGTGATTATCATTGCCGCAACTTGATGGTTTGCCATAATAATTCCGGCCTCAACCCGGGCATACTCGACTTTCAGGATGCGGTGCTAGGGCCCATGACTTATGACCTGGTTTCTTTGTTACGAGATTGTTATATCGAATGGCCGCAAGTGCAGCAAGAACAATGGCGAGATTATTATTGTCAGTGTGCCGAAGAGTATGGTTTGTTGGCGGCCGATCAAGGCGGGGGGCAACGCGACCAGTTTATCCGTTGGCTTGATTTGATGGGGGTGCAGCGTCATCTTAAGGCGGCAGGAATTTTTGCACGTCTCTACCAGCGTGATGGCAAGACAGCTTATATGAATGATGTGCTGCGTACGCTATCGTATATCTGTCGCTTATCTGGCACCTATACAGAGCTCGGTGGTTTGATTGATCTCATTGAGAAACGAGTGTTGCCCTTGTTGCCTAGAGACCCGTTAAACAGTTGCTTGTGA